The following are from one region of the Scyliorhinus canicula chromosome 26, sScyCan1.1, whole genome shotgun sequence genome:
- the LOC119957400 gene encoding pyridoxal phosphate homeostasis protein, whose protein sequence is MAVDVGRSLRSVSEKIRGAAARRPAALPDISPRLVAVGKTKPPALLIEAYRHGQRHFGENYVQELVEKASDSQILSTCPDIKWHFIGHLQKNNVNKLMVAPNLFMIETIDSIKLADKINLSWQKKKTSQKLKVMVQVNTSEEDSKHGLSVEETVEMVRHILSSCPNLEFVGLMTIGRYGFDTSLGPNPDFQVLAARREELCNQLNLPVESVELSMGMSTDYEHAIEVGATNVRVGSTIFGERTYPAKQGSDESSKEVGELAGVTAKAL, encoded by the exons ATGGCGGTGGATGTGGGCCGCAGTCTCCGGAGCGTCAGCGAGAAAATCCGGGGCGCAGCGGCCAGGAGACCGGCG gCTCTCCCTGACATCTCCCCTCGCCTCGTCGCTGTGGGTAAAACCAAGCCGCCAGCCCTGCTGATCGAAGCTtaccgccatggccagcggcacTTTGGGGAAAATTAC GTGCAAGAGCTGGTGGAGAAAGCCTCTGACAGTCAG ATTCTCTCCACTTGCCCCGACATCAAGTGGCACTTCATTGGGCACTTGCAAAAGAACAATGTCAACAAGCTGATGG TTGCCCCCAACCTGTTCATGATCGAGACCATCGACTCTATAAAACTAGCTGACAAGATCAACCTGTCCTGGCAGAAGAAGAAAACTTCACAGAAGCTGAAGGTCATGGTACAAGTCAACACCAGTGAAGAGGACA GCAAGCACGGGCTGTctgtggaggagacggtggagaTGGTCAGGCACATCCTCAGCAGCTGTCCCAACCTGGAGTTTGTTGGGCTGATGACCATCGGGCGATACGGCTTCGACACGAGTCTGGGGCCCAATCCTGACTTCCAG GTACTGGCAGCACGTCGTGAGGAACTGTGCAATCAGTTAAACCTGCCTGTGGAATCGGTGGAACTCAGCATGGGGATGTCCACAGACTACGAGCACGCT ATCGAAGTGGGGGCTACTAACGTGAGGGTTGGCAGCACCATTTTTGGAGAACGGACGTACCCGGCCAAGCAGGGCTCGGACGAGAGCTCGAAGGAGGTGGGTGAGCTAGCGGGAGTAACTGCAAAGGCACTTTGA